A region of Drosophila suzukii chromosome 2L, CBGP_Dsuzu_IsoJpt1.0, whole genome shotgun sequence DNA encodes the following proteins:
- the LOC108014093 gene encoding 2',5'-phosphodiesterase 12, with the protein MGFTKSAKRLAVSYLRHKTHSSDLFVRNFTQTRATFLTRFCSTFSSVNMEKVYFRNASDSKELDIVFRFVNSNLKIDREFNFRRQMNEPIEAILARIRSNILNRLAKISKKSGKPTAEINVKLLSDNYDGNFNEMTFAELFSKDFTGVKLQVVDTVYDMVFNPPWIASLKLPSCILAGFVIYPTNVQIQFGERQYSKGVWYKAKRPADSEWEVCGEGFQYLVSPQDVGYYLKFVLTPRNEQGINGPVVEKVANSAVQDSPGLCPFQNRHSHTPNYLSDSNEIRVVSYNLLADLYASSDYAGSTLFSYCPSKYLQIDYRKPLFINEFIGYNSDLICLQEVDQRIFDFDLKEILEQPPYNFHGIMAPKGTCAEGVAIFFRKSRFELLDSQVLHLGPSLPKLPVFESLWNKIKVNSQLAERICDRSTTLQTCLLRIKETDNYVLVANTHLYFHPDADHIRLLQMGFSMLFVEHIIGKAVQDFNISSPQNIGLIFCGDFNSVPECGIYKLMTEQLAEESLEDWRSNTEQAVSNVELSQPFKMVSAYGAPEFTHYTTLFSGCLDYIFYQNDRFELLKYVPLPTEEELKANTAIPSAVFPSDHVALVADLRFKPVAAPK; encoded by the coding sequence ATGGGTTTTACCAAAAGTGCAAAAAGACTTGCTGTTTCTTATTTAAGACACAAAACCCACTCCTCTGATTTGTTCGTCAGAAATTTTACTCAGACAAGAGCTACATTTTTGACCAGATTTTGTAGCACCTTTAGCTCTGTCAACATGGAAAAAGTGTACTTCAGAAATGCAAGTGATAGCAAGGAGCTAGACATTGTATTCCGCTTTGTAAACTCCAATCTGAAGATTGACCGTGAATTTAATTTTCGTCGTCAAATGAATGAGCCCATTGAAGCTATATTGGCGCGAATTCGAAGCAATATTTTAAATAGACTTGCTAAAATCTCAAAGAAATCCGGAAAACCTACAGCTGAGATAAATGTAAAGCTGTTAAGTGACAATTACGATGGAAACTTCAATGAAATGACATTTGCTGAACTCTTCAGTAAAGATTTTACTGGAGTTAAGCTGCAGGTGGTGGATACAGTGTACGATATGGTTTTTAATCCACCATGGATTGCATCCCTAAAACTGCCCTCCTGCATATTAGCTGGATTTGTGATATACCCGACTAATGTGCAGATTCAATTCGGTGAACGTCAGTACAGCAAAGGAGTATGGTACAAAGCCAAGCGACCCGCAGATTCCGAATGGGAAGTCTGCGGAGAAGGATTTCAATACCTAGTATCGCCCCAAGATGTAGGTTACTATTTAAAATTCGTATTAACACCAAGAAATGAACAGGGAATAAATGGTCCTGTGGTGGAAAAGGTGGCAAACTCTGCGGTACAGGATTCCCCAGGGCTTTGTCCATTTCAAAATCGACACAGCCACACTCCGAATTATTTGAGTGACTCCAACGAAATTCGGGTGGTAAGCTACAATTTATTGGCCGATTTATATGCGAGTAGTGATTACGCCGGAAGTACTCTCTTCTCATATTGCCCATCGAAATATCTACAAATAGACTATAGGAAACCATTATTCATCAACGAATTCATTGGTTATAACTCGGATCTTATCTGCCTGCAAGAAGTCGATCAACGGATTTTTGATTTCGATTTAAAGGAAATACTGGAACAACCGCCGTATAATTTTCATGGCATTATGGCCCCGAAGGGAACGTGTGCAGAAGGAGTTGCCATTTTCTTTCGGAAATCGCGCTTTGAACTATTGGACTCTCAAGTTCTGCATTTAGGACCTAGTCTCCCCAAACTGCCCGTTTTCGAAAGCCTTTGGAATAAGATCAAAGTTAATTCTCAACTAGCAGAACGAATTTGTGATCGGTCCACAACTCTACAAACTTGTTTGCTAAGGATTAAAGAAACGGACAACTACGTACTTGTGGCTAACAcgcatttatattttcatccGGATGCCGATCACATTCGACTTTTGCAAATGGGATTTTCTATGCTATTTGTTGAGCACATAATAGGTAAAGCGGTACAGGATTTCAATATCAGTAGCCCTCAAAATATTGGTCTGATATTTTGTGGCGATTTCAATAGCGTTCCGGAATGTGGGATCTACAAGTTGATGACCGAGCAACTGGCGGAGGAAAGTCTGGAAGATTGGCGTAGTAACACCGAACAGGCTGTTTCGAACGTGGAGCTCTCACAGCCTTTTAAAATGGTATCGGCCTATGGGGCACCGGAGTTCACCCACTATACCACTCTTTTTTCGGGCTGTTTGGACTATATATTTTACCAAAACGATCGCTTTGAGTTATTGAAGTACGTTCCACTGCCCACAGAAGAGGAGTTGAAGGCCAATACTGCCATACCTTCGGCTGTTTTTCCATCAGATCATGTTGCTCTTGTAGCCGATCTTAGATTTAAGCCAGTAGCAGctccaaaataa